From the Candidatus Bathyarchaeota archaeon genome, one window contains:
- a CDS encoding ATP-binding protein, with translation MKLRTKTLLLFAGTTICLIVILHSISENIILSNSLQLEQTEVGNSIGQVQIALNNELTQFQSSAYSWVNKNDIASFVKKHNSTLPLSSQEVESLVDLGANYILIYDVQGKFDSGIGFNLTTYQKESIPDNLITEIEENEKIWNLQELDSGITGFLLLSNKPAIIASSPLLAVGVDDGSMQGELVLVRYFDSATVAALSRSVRLPVTLELYDAWQGSAVEQTRSSLSPTTFSQAIDTNYIIGYSVVNDLNTQPAFVLGVTIPRNVYVQGIITVNYVDMLVLASCVVFSVAVVLMLEFFMLSKLSKLNEAVSKLSHRQNLSERLPTTGNDEITTLTKSINNMLSEIEDNTHKLQKAERFSAIGELSSMVAHDLRNPLQGIANAAFFLKRKANPLTTEKEKEMIRLIENNVKYSDKIVRDLLDYSRQIKLDLQPVTPKCLLVETCSLVSVPQNIHVVDKTLDSPVVLVDVDKIKRVFANMVTNACDAMPKGGTLTVSCESVGEEALFIFSDTGAGMSEETQRKLFQPLFTTKAKGMGFGLSICKRIVDAHGGRIMVKSALGEGTSFNIYLPAVSKLEGR, from the coding sequence ATGAAGCTTCGGACAAAAACGCTTTTGCTCTTTGCGGGGACAACAATTTGTCTCATCGTAATTTTGCATTCAATTTCTGAAAACATCATTTTAAGCAATTCCCTGCAGCTTGAACAAACCGAAGTGGGCAACTCCATTGGGCAAGTTCAAATCGCGTTGAATAACGAGTTAACCCAGTTCCAAAGCAGCGCCTACAGTTGGGTCAACAAAAACGACATAGCATCGTTTGTAAAAAAACACAACAGCACATTACCTTTATCCAGCCAAGAAGTCGAATCACTAGTTGACTTAGGCGCAAACTACATCCTAATCTACGACGTTCAAGGCAAATTTGACTCAGGCATAGGCTTTAACCTAACAACATACCAAAAAGAGTCCATCCCCGATAACCTGATAACCGAAATTGAAGAAAACGAGAAAATCTGGAACCTGCAAGAACTTGACAGCGGCATAACTGGCTTTTTATTGCTCTCCAACAAGCCCGCTATTATTGCTTCTAGTCCTCTTTTGGCTGTTGGTGTTGATGATGGTTCAATGCAGGGGGAGCTGGTTTTGGTTAGGTATTTTGATTCGGCTACGGTTGCGGCTTTGTCTCGCAGTGTACGTTTGCCCGTGACGCTAGAGTTGTATGATGCCTGGCAAGGTTCGGCTGTTGAGCAAACTCGAAGTTCCCTTTCCCCCACCACATTCTCCCAAGCCATAGACACCAACTACATCATAGGATACAGTGTCGTAAATGACTTGAACACGCAGCCCGCATTCGTCTTAGGCGTCACCATCCCAAGAAACGTATACGTCCAAGGCATCATAACCGTCAACTACGTGGATATGCTGGTTCTTGCAAGCTGTGTCGTGTTTAGCGTAGCCGTTGTTTTAATGCTTGAATTTTTCATGCTCTCCAAACTAAGCAAACTAAACGAAGCCGTCAGCAAACTAAGCCACCGCCAAAACCTCTCCGAACGCCTCCCCACAACAGGCAACGACGAAATCACCACCCTAACAAAATCCATAAACAACATGCTAAGCGAAATCGAAGACAACACCCACAAACTCCAAAAAGCCGAACGTTTCTCCGCCATAGGCGAACTCTCCTCCATGGTCGCCCACGACCTACGCAATCCCCTGCAAGGCATCGCCAACGCCGCGTTTTTCCTAAAACGAAAAGCCAACCCCCTAACCACCGAGAAGGAAAAAGAGATGATACGGTTAATCGAGAATAACGTGAAGTATTCGGATAAGATTGTGCGTGATTTGCTGGATTATTCAAGGCAGATTAAGCTGGATTTGCAGCCTGTGACGCCTAAGTGTTTGCTTGTGGAAACCTGCAGCTTGGTTAGCGTGCCCCAAAACATCCACGTTGTGGATAAGACCTTGGATAGCCCCGTTGTTTTGGTGGATGTGGATAAGATTAAGCGGGTTTTTGCTAACATGGTAACTAATGCGTGTGATGCTATGCCTAAGGGGGGTACGCTTACGGTTAGCTGCGAATCTGTGGGGGAGGAGGCGCTGTTTATTTTCTCGGATACGGGCGCGGGTATGTCAGAGGAAACCCAACGAAAGCTTTTCCAGCCCCTGTTCACCACCAAAGCGAAAGGCATGGGTTTTGGGCTTTCCATTTGTAAACGAATCGTAGATGCGCACGGAGGCAGAATTATGGTCAAAAGTGCCCTAGGCGAAGGAACAAGTTTTAATATTTACTTGCCTGCTGTATCAAAGCTTGAGGGGAGATGA
- a CDS encoding response regulator: MSEKTYSILVVDDDESIRSSIAAVLDMEGYIVETAETGKEALQKTQNKPYDIALIDFKLPDTAGTDLLDQFKPTTPPMIKLIVTGYPSLQSAIDSVNNGADGYIQKPVDMEKLLETITKYIKKREENRKYSEQKVIEYIQTRVKEHEQNKQQNQNPNNPNQPNK; this comes from the coding sequence TTGAGCGAAAAAACCTACTCCATACTTGTAGTCGATGACGACGAAAGCATACGTTCATCCATAGCCGCCGTCCTAGACATGGAAGGCTACATCGTAGAAACCGCCGAAACAGGCAAAGAAGCCCTACAAAAAACCCAAAACAAACCCTACGACATAGCCCTAATCGACTTCAAACTACCCGACACCGCAGGAACCGACCTGCTCGACCAATTCAAACCAACCACCCCACCCATGATAAAACTCATCGTAACAGGCTACCCCTCCCTACAAAGCGCCATAGACTCAGTAAACAACGGCGCCGACGGATACATCCAAAAACCCGTCGACATGGAAAAACTCCTCGAAACCATAACCAAATACATCAAAAAACGCGAAGAAAACCGCAAATACAGCGAACAAAAAGTCATCGAATACATACAAACCCGCGTCAAAGAACACGAACAAAACAAACAACAAAACCAAAACCCCAACAACCCCAACCAACCCAACAAATAA